A section of the Oryzias latipes chromosome 10, ASM223467v1 genome encodes:
- the nitr22 gene encoding novel immune-type receptor 22 precursor (The RefSeq protein has 6 substitutions, 1 non-frameshifting indel compared to this genomic sequence) translates to MQGGQITFILLCALSVTQSLAPELVHMIEAETGSNVTLKCSASGTDQQLFFWHKLQFGYMIQSVATGNMANIALKKNVERSRFNVTKVGDVYSLFLRNVSKEDEAMYLCQAGASYAAKFTNSSQLVVKGPKKKQKVVKQSPDVELVLLGNTVNLQCSVLLNTRESSDECSDEHRVFRYKAGSEKHADNIYITNSSCDVQKERRCVYNLPKVVKNSSDSGVYYCAVLSRGEILFGNGTEVLIKKELCPYVIILGTLLTCSLLVTFSLILIRRKQTQVCDQCKETGNPTTFLPAERDILPETHLNNEQEVEGPEINYAALHFSRKTKWPKKKRKFKEESIYSTVRHFSDGEANEG, encoded by the exons ATGCAAGGAGGACAGATCACTTTCATTCTTCTCTGTGCATTAT CAGTCACTCAATCCCTTGCACCGGAACTGGTCCACATGATTGAGGCTGAAACTGGCAGTAATGTGACTTTGAAATGCTCAGCCTCTGGAACTGACCAACAGTTGTTCTTTTGGCATAAACTTCAGTTTGGGTATATGATTCAAAGTGTGGCAACAGGCAACATGGCAAACATagcactaaaaaaaaatgttgaacgcTCAAGATTTAATGTCACAAAAGTGGGGGATGTGTATTCTCTTTTTATAAGAAATGTCAGCAAAGAAGATGAAGCAATGTACCTTTGTCAGGCAGGAGCATCCTACGCAGCAAAATTCACTAACAGCAGTCAGCTAGTTGTAAAAG GtcccaaaaagaaacaaaaatttgTTAAACAGAGTCCCGACGTGGAGCTGGTTCTGCTGGGAAACACAGTGAACCTGCAGTGTTCGGTCCTGTTAAACACCAGAGAAAGCTCAGATGAGTGTTCAGATGACCACAGAGTTTTCTGGTACAAAGCTGGATcagaaaaacatgcagacaaTATCTATATAACCAATTCAGGCTGTGATGTTCAAAAAGAAAGGAGATGTGTCTACAATCTGCCCAAAGTCGTGAAGAATTCTTCGGATTCCGGCGTTTACTATTGTGCTGTGCTCTCACGTGGAGAAATCCTGTTTGGTAACGGAACTGAAGTCCTGATAA AAAAAGAACTCTGCCCGTATGTCATCATATTGGGGTTGACCTGCAGTTTACTTGTGACTTTCTCTTTGATTCTTATAAGAAGAAAGCAAACCCAAGTTTGTGACCAGTGCAAAG aaacagGAAATCCTACAACGTTCCTTCCTGCTGAACGAGACATATTACCAGAAACCCATTTGAACAATGAG cagGAAGTTGAAGGACCTGAAATAAACTATGCCGCATTGCACTTCTCACGGAAAACCAAATGGccgaagaaaaagaggaagtttAAGGAAGAATCCATATATTCAACTGTGAGACACTTCAGTGATGGAGAGGCTAATGAGGACTGA